From Candidatus Amoebophilus asiaticus 5a2, the proteins below share one genomic window:
- a CDS encoding F-box-like domain-containing protein yields MRFFKRYFNNTQPILARLLLAGLLLQSCGDNLPQPTNPNNSPHSIVSVSGTGRSIAAYPIQTTPSSVPPQPMLCTVQPTVIHSLIQPAAPVVQIVQQATNLAPQHILWTEQPTLVLPIVQAPQPMQAVQQHNTILVPTQPVIWTNQSTVSSPIGQPIPYPMQAIPQTTSLSLPSTVMPAQPSRANVAVGHQGSSHASYRPLYPKDASTVYPTSHVGKTRQAGNSKRKFEQMAWGEGEIFSPQGQIGTDKRPRYLAATQQVSVTIEKEAETTGHYNLLATQCTQQAHEKDSVAKQETSSLVKDQLELERMLQEAIDELDRGYSLKPNHLLEVCKKADCQPYDNFYFLPPEILEHILSYLPLEEVLKVRRWNKYFCRLIGDYPVLGGTGVQNELRGALYIPSLKIDKVIDFNMIGQPQTISSFFFYQLIRNVKNIRAEYGPYLKRTKVQKLDLNSRLGFNFNTEFWGNIKTWKLQELAEVLPSSQIEELDLAHNLISQKVQEIAELLLRTRIKKVNLRVNRIGDEGVKVLAKALPHSQLEEIDLRDNGITLSGAQALAEALPKSKIKRLYLSHNKIGDLGIQAFARILPGSQLEELNFIYGADVTARGVQEIINVLPASNIKRFDIRGECMGCVSDIEINNFAHVLPVSQIEEIFWFKSKLPVFASALQVFASALQVFASALPTSKVKRIMLDDIAASEIVKYEGLKRSQVKEIRFPKMTFTEAKTIINELSNTPVKTIHLGFHNTITLRSLRTIANLLKDTSIEKVFLYSCLVKGYLNSSYQKEFKQQYPNIEWIFDDKDSFIDYFKT; encoded by the coding sequence ATGAGATTCTTTAAAAGATATTTTAATAATACACAACCTATATTAGCCCGCTTACTATTGGCAGGTTTATTATTACAAAGTTGTGGCGATAATTTACCGCAACCTACTAATCCTAATAATTCTCCTCATTCTATAGTTAGCGTGTCTGGTACAGGTCGATCCATCGCAGCATATCCAATACAAACTACGCCAAGTTCTGTGCCTCCACAACCTATGTTATGTACTGTGCAACCAACTGTAATACATTCCCTCATTCAACCAGCAGCACCAGTTGTGCAAATTGTACAACAGGCTACCAACTTAGCTCCTCAGCATATTTTATGGACAGAACAACCGACCTTAGTGCTGCCTATTGTCCAAGCACCTCAGCCTATGCAAGCTGTGCAACAGCATAACACCATATTGGTACCTACACAGCCTGTCATATGGACAAACCAATCAACTGTATCATCGCCGATAGGACAACCCATACCGTATCCTATGCAAGCTATACCACAAACTACAAGTTTATCATTGCCATCTACTGTGATGCCTGCACAACCAAGCAGAGCAAATGTAGCTGTAGGTCATCAGGGTAGTAGTCATGCATCTTATAGACCTTTGTATCCTAAGGATGCATCTACTGTTTATCCAACTTCTCATGTAGGTAAAACTAGACAGGCAGGTAATAGTAAACGAAAATTTGAACAAATGGCGTGGGGTGAAGGAGAGATATTTTCACCACAAGGCCAAATTGGTACAGATAAGCGACCAAGGTATCTGGCTGCCACCCAGCAAGTAAGTGTAACAATAGAAAAGGAGGCTGAAACCACAGGGCATTATAACCTTCTCGCTACTCAATGTACTCAACAAGCACATGAAAAAGATAGCGTTGCTAAACAAGAGACTAGCTCGTTGGTAAAAGACCAGCTAGAATTAGAAAGAATGTTGCAAGAAGCAATAGATGAACTAGATCGTGGTTATTCTTTAAAACCTAATCATTTATTGGAAGTTTGCAAAAAAGCAGACTGCCAACCATACGATAACTTTTATTTTCTTCCTCCGGAGATACTTGAGCATATTTTATCATATCTACCACTGGAGGAAGTATTGAAGGTTAGAAGGTGGAATAAGTATTTTTGTAGATTAATTGGAGATTATCCTGTATTAGGTGGTACCGGAGTACAAAATGAGCTGCGAGGCGCCTTATATATTCCATCTTTAAAAATAGATAAGGTTATAGATTTCAATATGATTGGACAACCCCAAACAATTTCTAGTTTCTTTTTTTATCAGCTAATACGTAATGTAAAAAATATAAGAGCAGAATATGGTCCCTATCTTAAAAGGACTAAGGTGCAGAAGCTAGACCTTAACTCTAGGCTTGGTTTTAACTTTAACACAGAGTTTTGGGGGAATATAAAGACCTGGAAGCTACAAGAATTAGCCGAAGTATTACCAAGTAGCCAAATAGAAGAGCTTGATTTAGCACATAATCTTATAAGCCAAAAAGTACAAGAAATAGCCGAATTATTACTTAGAACGCGTATTAAAAAAGTTAATTTACGCGTTAATCGCATAGGAGATGAGGGAGTAAAAGTATTAGCCAAAGCTTTACCACACAGTCAACTAGAAGAAATTGATTTAAGAGATAATGGTATAACTCTTTCGGGAGCACAAGCATTGGCAGAAGCGTTGCCAAAAAGTAAAATTAAAAGGCTTTATTTATCCCATAATAAGATAGGTGATTTGGGAATACAAGCATTTGCTCGCATACTGCCTGGGAGTCAATTGGAAGAGCTCAATTTTATATATGGAGCAGATGTAACTGCTCGTGGAGTACAGGAAATTATTAATGTATTACCAGCGAGTAATATTAAAAGATTCGATATACGTGGGGAATGTATGGGATGTGTGAGCGATATAGAAATAAATAATTTTGCTCATGTATTGCCAGTCAGCCAAATTGAGGAAATTTTTTGGTTCAAATCTAAGTTACCGGTATTTGCTAGTGCTTTACAGGTGTTTGCTAGCGCTTTACAGGTATTTGCTAGCGCATTGCCTACTAGTAAAGTTAAAAGAATTATGTTGGATGATATAGCTGCGTCAGAAATTGTCAAATATGAAGGATTGAAGAGAAGTCAAGTGAAAGAAATTAGGTTTCCCAAAATGACTTTTACAGAAGCAAAAACAATCATTAATGAGTTATCCAATACTCCTGTAAAAACAATCCATTTAGGTTTTCATAATACTATAACTCTTAGATCTTTACGTACGATTGCCAATCTACTAAAAGATACTTCAATAGAAAAAGTTTTTTTATACTCATGTTTAGTTAAAGGATATCTTAATAGTTCTTACCAAAAAGAATTTAAACAACAATATCCTAATATTGAATGGATATTTGATGACAAAGACTCTTTTATAGACTATTTTAAAACTTAA
- the tgt gene encoding tRNA guanosine(34) transglycosylase Tgt, with amino-acid sequence MQFELQHVDASSKARAGIITTAHGKIHTPIFMPVGTAGTVKAVEQRNLHQDVEAEIILGNTYHLYLRPGTQVLDAAAGLHQFINWHKPILTDSGGYQVYSLTQRRKITEQGVTFCSHIDGSKHTFTPENAVDIQRSIGSDIMMVLDECTPYPCTYAYARQSMEMTHRWLQRGIAQFNKTTNDINNYQNLFPIVQGSIYKDLRVQSAETIAAANQPGNAIGGVCHPTGQLYEVTEWVCDILPNDKPRYLMGVGTPRDLLECIALGVDMFDCVMPTRSGRNGRLYTTEGIINIKNKKWRHDFSVIDLQLNSYVSNHYTKAYLHHLFKAQEILGAQIASIHNLTFYLSLVKQARQHILSNTFVPWKTSILRKIMEKL; translated from the coding sequence ATGCAATTTGAACTACAGCATGTAGATGCTTCTTCCAAGGCACGTGCTGGTATTATTACCACTGCTCATGGAAAAATACATACTCCTATCTTTATGCCTGTCGGTACTGCAGGAACCGTCAAAGCTGTAGAACAACGTAATCTGCATCAGGATGTAGAAGCTGAAATTATACTAGGTAATACCTACCATCTTTATTTACGGCCAGGTACACAAGTACTAGATGCTGCTGCTGGGTTACACCAGTTTATCAATTGGCATAAACCCATTTTAACAGATAGTGGTGGTTATCAAGTATATTCTTTGACCCAACGTAGAAAGATTACAGAACAAGGTGTTACATTTTGTTCACATATAGACGGTTCTAAACATACATTTACTCCAGAAAATGCAGTAGATATACAAAGAAGTATAGGGTCTGATATTATGATGGTATTGGATGAATGTACCCCCTACCCTTGTACCTATGCATATGCTAGACAATCTATGGAAATGACCCACCGTTGGTTACAAAGGGGAATTGCACAATTCAATAAAACAACCAACGATATCAATAATTATCAGAACTTGTTTCCTATTGTACAAGGCAGTATCTACAAAGATCTTAGGGTACAATCAGCAGAAACGATTGCAGCAGCCAACCAACCTGGAAATGCTATTGGAGGAGTATGTCATCCTACAGGACAACTATACGAAGTTACAGAATGGGTCTGTGACATCTTACCTAATGATAAACCACGTTATCTGATGGGCGTAGGAACACCCCGCGACTTGCTAGAATGTATTGCATTAGGCGTAGATATGTTTGATTGTGTTATGCCTACCCGCAGTGGCAGAAACGGCAGGTTATATACTACCGAAGGTATTATTAATATTAAAAATAAAAAATGGAGGCATGATTTTAGTGTTATAGATTTACAACTGAATAGCTATGTGAGCAACCACTATACCAAGGCGTATTTACACCATTTGTTTAAAGCACAAGAAATACTAGGAGCACAAATTGCGAGTATACATAACCTTACTTTCTATTTATCGCTTGTTAAACAAGCTAGACAACATATTTTGTCAAATACTTTTGTACCTTGGAAAACAAGTATACTTCGAAAAATTATGGAAAAGCTGTAG
- a CDS encoding LptF/LptG family permease has translation MKLLDRYILKKFLFSFLFILCLIILIITLIDITEKNEYFIRHKLSFREIADYYYNFLPFMTNMVSPITIFITTIFVTSRLAQRTEIIAILSGGVSFVRFLVPYLIGATFLAIFNFMLIGWILADANKKRVAFEIEYVDSPYRSSSRNIHIKLSTDTYLYVGYYRSYNGLGTDVTLETIRDNRLMEKISAKAIRWVEESGQWQLKDWICRKIDGLDEHITSGKAMDLTLNLHPEDFSINPKLHEMLTLTELDKHIQKLREKGTDNLNFFLTEKYVRYMSPFAAIILTLMGVVVSARKSRGGVGLQIALGFILALIYIAFFLFARGAANVKGNNLLLTIWMPNIVFSIITLILYKLTPK, from the coding sequence ATGAAATTGTTAGACCGCTACATATTAAAAAAATTCTTATTTAGCTTTTTATTTATTCTTTGTTTAATCATACTCATCATTACTTTAATTGATATAACTGAAAAAAACGAATATTTCATTAGGCATAAACTGAGCTTTCGTGAAATAGCTGATTATTATTACAATTTCTTACCATTTATGACTAACATGGTAAGCCCCATTACCATTTTCATTACAACAATTTTTGTGACTTCTAGGCTAGCCCAGCGTACTGAAATTATAGCCATACTCAGTGGAGGGGTTAGTTTTGTGCGTTTCTTAGTACCCTACTTAATAGGGGCAACCTTTTTAGCAATCTTTAATTTTATGCTAATAGGTTGGATACTTGCCGATGCAAATAAGAAGAGAGTGGCTTTCGAAATAGAATATGTAGACAGTCCTTATCGAAGCAGTAGTAGAAATATACATATTAAACTTTCTACAGATACTTACCTGTATGTAGGTTACTATAGAAGCTATAATGGTTTAGGAACAGATGTAACTTTAGAGACCATACGAGACAACCGACTTATGGAAAAGATTTCTGCTAAGGCAATAAGATGGGTAGAAGAATCAGGCCAATGGCAGTTGAAAGATTGGATATGCAGAAAAATAGATGGGCTTGATGAGCATATTACTAGTGGCAAAGCAATGGATTTAACACTCAACCTTCACCCTGAAGATTTCAGTATTAACCCTAAACTACATGAAATGCTCACTTTAACCGAGCTAGATAAACATATACAAAAATTGCGTGAGAAAGGGACAGATAATTTAAACTTCTTTTTAACAGAAAAATATGTACGTTATATGTCACCTTTTGCAGCTATTATACTTACTCTTATGGGGGTAGTGGTTTCTGCACGAAAAAGCAGAGGAGGAGTTGGCTTACAAATTGCCCTTGGGTTTATACTAGCTCTTATTTATATTGCATTCTTCTTATTTGCGCGCGGTGCAGCCAATGTAAAAGGCAATAACCTACTCTTAACTATATGGATGCCTAATATTGTATTTTCTATAATAACTCTTATCCTATACAAGCTAACGCCCAAATAA
- a CDS encoding dihydrolipoamide acetyltransferase family protein: MAEVIRMPKMSDTMVEGVIAAWLKKVGDTVKSGDILAEVETDKATMELEAYESGTILYVGVQEKQTVPINGVLAIIGKPNEDISALLTEIQQNTAPQAASENVTTTVSASPTTLLQPELPQPNLNANNTGRTLISPLAKKMAQAQGHDITTIQGTGENGRIIKRDIESLVNRQIANSSWSIDGSSNLQEAWETIPVSQIRKTIARRLIESKSAAPHFYLSISVNMDTLVAARVNLNQYTSVKITFNDIIIKAVAVAIKQHLQVNTAWLGDTIRYNKHIHIGVAMAVEAGLLVPVVKFADHKSLSQIATEVKTLTQRAHNNQLQPSDWEGSTFTISNLGMLGIESFTAIVNPPASCILAVGAIQQVPIVKEGTIVPGHVMKVTLSCDHRVVDGAVGAAFLKTLKELLEEPLRLLV, translated from the coding sequence ATGGCAGAAGTAATTAGGATGCCTAAAATGAGCGATACCATGGTAGAAGGTGTGATCGCTGCTTGGCTAAAAAAAGTAGGCGATACCGTAAAATCTGGAGATATTTTAGCAGAAGTGGAAACAGATAAAGCTACAATGGAGTTAGAAGCTTATGAATCAGGCACCATATTATATGTTGGTGTCCAAGAAAAGCAAACAGTTCCTATTAATGGCGTACTTGCTATTATTGGTAAACCCAATGAAGATATTTCTGCATTATTAACAGAAATACAGCAAAACACTGCTCCTCAAGCAGCTAGTGAAAACGTTACCACTACGGTCTCTGCCTCTCCTACCACACTATTACAACCTGAGCTTCCACAGCCTAATTTAAATGCTAACAATACTGGACGCACACTAATCTCTCCTTTAGCTAAAAAGATGGCACAAGCACAAGGCCATGATATAACCACCATACAAGGGACAGGAGAAAACGGTAGAATTATCAAACGAGACATAGAAAGCTTAGTGAACAGACAAATAGCAAACAGCAGTTGGTCTATAGATGGCTCTTCTAACTTACAAGAAGCTTGGGAAACAATACCTGTTTCTCAGATACGTAAAACTATTGCTAGACGGCTTATAGAAAGTAAATCAGCAGCCCCACACTTCTATTTAAGCATATCCGTTAACATGGATACGTTGGTAGCTGCACGTGTTAATTTAAATCAATATACATCTGTTAAAATAACCTTTAATGATATCATTATTAAAGCAGTAGCAGTTGCTATCAAACAGCATCTCCAGGTTAATACAGCTTGGCTAGGAGATACTATTAGATACAATAAACACATACATATTGGCGTAGCCATGGCTGTAGAAGCAGGCTTATTGGTACCTGTTGTTAAGTTTGCAGATCATAAATCATTATCGCAAATAGCAACAGAAGTTAAAACACTAACGCAAAGAGCTCATAATAATCAGCTACAACCTTCGGATTGGGAAGGAAGCACATTTACCATATCTAATTTAGGTATGCTAGGTATAGAATCTTTTACTGCTATTGTTAACCCACCAGCATCTTGTATACTTGCAGTAGGTGCAATACAGCAAGTACCCATTGTAAAAGAAGGAACCATAGTCCCTGGGCATGTTATGAAAGTAACTTTAAGCTGTGACCACCGAGTGGTAGATGGTGCTGTAGGCGCTGCATTCCTTAAAACTTTAAAAGAATTACTAGAAGAACCACTTAGGTTACTAGTTTAG
- the hslV gene encoding ATP-dependent protease subunit HslV, which yields MLKIKSTTVIAVMHNNEVAIGADGQATMGSTVVKGNVNKIRKLLDGKVLTGFAGSTADAFTLLDRFDEKLQRYFGHMKRSAIELAKDWRTDRYLRRLEAMLIAVNKEELLLISGTGDVIEPDNGIVTIGSGSLYAESAAIALKKHAPHLTAEEIVRESLTIAADICIYTNDNLTIEKIS from the coding sequence ATGCTTAAAATAAAATCAACAACCGTTATTGCTGTTATGCATAACAATGAGGTAGCTATTGGGGCTGATGGACAAGCTACCATGGGCAGTACAGTTGTCAAAGGCAATGTCAATAAAATAAGGAAACTTTTAGATGGGAAAGTATTAACAGGCTTTGCTGGCTCTACTGCAGATGCATTTACACTTTTAGACCGATTTGATGAAAAGTTACAGCGCTATTTCGGCCATATGAAACGCTCAGCCATTGAACTTGCCAAAGATTGGCGGACAGATAGATATTTACGAAGGTTGGAAGCAATGCTTATAGCAGTCAACAAGGAAGAATTACTGCTTATTTCAGGTACAGGGGATGTAATAGAGCCTGACAATGGAATTGTTACCATAGGATCAGGAAGCTTGTATGCAGAATCCGCTGCCATAGCTCTTAAAAAACATGCTCCTCATTTAACAGCAGAAGAAATTGTGAGAGAAAGTCTTACTATTGCTGCAGATATTTGTATTTATACGAATGATAATTTAACTATTGAAAAAATTTCTTAG